The nucleotide sequence ACTTCAGCTAAAGAATCATTGTTTTCTTCCGCCACTAACTTTTCAGCTTCCATATGTCGCTTTTCCTTAAGATCACTAATTCTGTTTTTGGTTAAATAAAGCATGTCTTTTGCGAGATAATTAGCATCGTCTCCATAATATTTATTCCAAAACGCCTGATAATAATTTATTCTGGTATCCAAATCTTTAAAATAATTATCGGCCGCTACTGCGCGCTCATACATTGCACGAATGTTATCTGGATTTTCCTTTAAGGTCTTCTGAAACCAATCGAATGCTTTTTTGTGGTCTTCCAAATATTTATAGGTTAGCGCTAAACTAAAATATTCGGCATCTATAGGCTGATCTTTAATTTTAATCGCCATAAGTAGGTGCAATTCTGAATTTTCAAAATCCCTAGTTTGTGCATATAATTTTCCTAATAAATAATGTGTGCTGGAATTTCCCGGTTCATACAATAAAGCCTGCTTATAATTTTCAATTGCTTTTTCGAAATTACCATCTTTATAATATGCAAAGGCCAGCTTTGTATGAACAAACTCACTTCCCTGTCCCAATTCAATAATCTTTTCGTAATGCGGTATCGCCTCATAAAACACCGCCATTGTCGAATACGTTTGTCCTATAATAGAATGCAGTGAGACATTATTCTCTTTTTTTTCTAATCCAATTGAAGCTAATGCAATAGCTTCCTGATAATCCTTATTTTTAAGTCGGTTTTTTGCAAGTTTATAAAGTGCATTTTGATGATAGGTATCAAGCTCCTGTGTTTTTGAAAATAATGCCAAAGCAACACTATCATTTTCCATTCTCTCGTTAGCTAATCCCCGCGAATAATAGAATTGTGCATTTTTGGGGAAGCGGCTGTTTAACTTAGCAAAAAGACTATCCGCTCTTTCCAGCGCTCCTAAATTCAGTAGCGCTTCGCCGTAATTTAAAGCAGCTAAAACACGAGTAGAATCTCTATTTAAAATCTTCTGATAAGTTTCTAATGCCTCAGTATCATTATTATTTGCTTTGTAGTATTTAGCCAAATCTGCAAGTATTCTTACTGAAGAAGTATCTTCTTTTTGCATTAAGGTAATAGCCTCCTCGTATTTACCAACAGCATATAAACTATCAGCAATTTTGCTGTTAGACTGGGCTATAGCAGATGTAGAAATAAAAATTACAATAAGGAACAGATAATTTCTCATAGCATGATATTAACTGAAAAACCTCAGTGTTTTGAGGTTTTTCTTAATTCTAATTACTTTTAAACCGTCACTCTAATGAAGCTGAAAAACTATTGGTAAAGAATACATTACCGATGTCGCAACACCTCTTTGTTTTCCCGGTTTCATTTGAGGCATCAAACTTATTGCCCTTTTAGCTTCATTTTCTAAATCAGGGTGACTTGCTCTAGCCTTAATATCTCTAACATTACCATTTTCATCAATTCGAAATTGAGTAATTATTCTTGCTGTTTTACCTTCTTCTAGTATTTCTTCTCCAACTCCTAAATCAAAATTATCAACAATAAAATGCTGAACTTTTTCACTCATACACGACTTACGAGCTTCGTTAGTTTTCAAGTCTTCACAACCAGGAAATACAGGAACTTCTTCAATAACTGAAAATGGAACATCTGCACCTGATGAAGAATTGAAAGGCTCAACTTCAACCACATCTTTCTCTTCAAATTGGCCGGCTCCTAATATTTTGTCTTCTACTTCTTTTAGTTTAGTTACTAGTTGAATCTTCTCATCTGAAGTCAGATTATCCCTACTCTCTATTTTTGAGATTAGGTTATCAATATCATTTGATGGATTTTGCGATGCCACATCACGATCATCAGAACAGGATACGTAAATAAGCATCATCGCTAATACTGGCACCACCAGTAAAAACTTGAATTTTGCAATTGCTTTTGATTTTGTCTTCTGTAACATAACTATTCGTTTTTTGATTAATGATTGATTGAAAAATTGATTGGTAAATGATAGATTTTGAGTTTCGAAAGCACTATTGAGCAACTGATTAAAATAATGCTTTTTAGAGGTTTGTTTTAGAACCTGCTCGTCGGCGATAAATTCATGTAATAAAGCTATTCTATTCTGAAAAACATATACCAAAGGATTAAACCAGAATACCACTTTTAGTATTTCAAAAAACAACAGATCGAAACTGTGTTTTTGCGATACATGAATAAGTTCGTGCGCTAAAATCTGTTCGCGTTCTTCGGCTGAAATTTCGCTTCCTAAGAATACAGTTTTCAGAAATGTAAAAGCCATTCTGGAATTAGGAATTTCAATAACTCTAAAGTCCTTTTTCTCTTCAGCTTTATACTTAAATAACTTCCCTAATACGCTCCATCTCTTAAAGAAGAGCAGCAAACTAATTAAAGATCCGAAGCCATATAGTACCAACCACCAATTTATTGCTGTTGCCTTTTCAGCTGTAATATGAACCGTAGGTAATTGTTCAACTTGCGGCTGGCTCCCTCCTACAAACACCTCGGGTAATTTAATCGTATTATTAATCGCCGTGACGGCAGATGCAGGTAAAACTTCAGAAAATATACTAAAACTTGCAAAAGGAAGCACTAATGCTAACACGGGAGTTAGCAACAAGTACCAACGGTTTGCCGTAAAAAAGGTTTCCTTTTTCAGAAACAATTCATACACCAGCAAAAACGCTAATTGAAATAATATTATTTGTAGTACATATTTTAGCATCACTATTCATCTTTATTAATTTCTTTTAAAATGGCTTCCAAATCTTTGGTATCCATTTCGTTTTTCTTCATAAAAAAAGAGACCATACTTTTAAAAGACCCATTAAAGTAATTATTGATAAGCTTATTCATACTCTGGTCGCTATAAGTCTCCTTCTCTACAATAGG is from Zunongwangia endophytica and encodes:
- a CDS encoding M56 family metallopeptidase → MLKYVLQIILFQLAFLLVYELFLKKETFFTANRWYLLLTPVLALVLPFASFSIFSEVLPASAVTAINNTIKLPEVFVGGSQPQVEQLPTVHITAEKATAINWWLVLYGFGSLISLLLFFKRWSVLGKLFKYKAEEKKDFRVIEIPNSRMAFTFLKTVFLGSEISAEEREQILAHELIHVSQKHSFDLLFFEILKVVFWFNPLVYVFQNRIALLHEFIADEQVLKQTSKKHYFNQLLNSAFETQNLSFTNQFFNQSLIKKRIVMLQKTKSKAIAKFKFLLVVPVLAMMLIYVSCSDDRDVASQNPSNDIDNLISKIESRDNLTSDEKIQLVTKLKEVEDKILGAGQFEEKDVVEVEPFNSSSGADVPFSVIEEVPVFPGCEDLKTNEARKSCMSEKVQHFIVDNFDLGVGEEILEEGKTARIITQFRIDENGNVRDIKARASHPDLENEAKRAISLMPQMKPGKQRGVATSVMYSLPIVFQLH
- a CDS encoding tetratricopeptide repeat protein is translated as MRNYLFLIVIFISTSAIAQSNSKIADSLYAVGKYEEAITLMQKEDTSSVRILADLAKYYKANNNDTEALETYQKILNRDSTRVLAALNYGEALLNLGALERADSLFAKLNSRFPKNAQFYYSRGLANERMENDSVALALFSKTQELDTYHQNALYKLAKNRLKNKDYQEAIALASIGLEKKENNVSLHSIIGQTYSTMAVFYEAIPHYEKIIELGQGSEFVHTKLAFAYYKDGNFEKAIENYKQALLYEPGNSSTHYLLGKLYAQTRDFENSELHLLMAIKIKDQPIDAEYFSLALTYKYLEDHKKAFDWFQKTLKENPDNIRAMYERAVAADNYFKDLDTRINYYQAFWNKYYGDDANYLAKDMLYLTKNRISDLKEKRHMEAEKLVAEENNDSLAEVETDTTDLVTKEK